The following are encoded together in the Methanomassiliicoccales archaeon genome:
- a CDS encoding ribonuclease H-like domain-containing protein, whose product MIRRTFLILPTIGEATERKLWREGLLDWDCFLRSKSVSGISSRRKERLDVGLHQASVFLERGEVAYFTRLLPSREHWRFLEEAGEDVAYLDIETDGLGPRAVVTMVGVHRPSGSVTLVRDIDLSEESLSASLRGCKMLVTFNGASFDLPMIEREFPFSMPRVPHFDLRHGCARIGLTGGLKSVERQIGIFRARELEYMTGEEAVYLWHLWKRKGNENALKLLKRYNLEDTKNLVPIAGMVYRQLRERTLDAGAMV is encoded by the coding sequence GTGATCCGGCGTACGTTCCTCATCTTGCCCACCATAGGCGAGGCCACCGAACGAAAGCTGTGGCGCGAGGGCCTCCTGGATTGGGACTGCTTTCTCCGTTCGAAGAGCGTATCCGGCATCTCCTCCAGAAGGAAGGAACGCCTGGATGTAGGGCTGCACCAGGCATCCGTCTTCCTGGAACGGGGTGAGGTAGCCTACTTCACCCGACTGCTCCCTTCGCGAGAGCACTGGAGGTTCCTGGAGGAGGCGGGAGAGGACGTGGCGTACCTGGACATCGAGACCGATGGCCTGGGCCCGAGAGCGGTGGTCACGATGGTGGGCGTGCATCGACCTTCCGGCTCGGTCACCTTGGTGAGGGACATCGATCTGAGCGAGGAGAGCCTGTCAGCCTCCCTTCGAGGATGCAAGATGTTGGTCACTTTCAACGGGGCGTCGTTCGACCTGCCGATGATCGAAAGGGAGTTCCCTTTCTCGATGCCGAGGGTGCCGCACTTCGACCTGCGCCACGGCTGCGCGAGGATCGGGCTCACTGGCGGGCTGAAGAGCGTGGAGAGGCAGATCGGCATCTTCCGTGCTCGTGAGCTGGAGTATATGACCGGAGAAGAGGCGGTGTACCTCTGGCACCTGTGGAAGCGCAAAGGCAACGAGAACGCGCTCAAGCTGCTCAAGCGCTACAACCTGGAGGATACGAAGAACCTGGTGCCGATCGCCGGCATGGTCTACCGGCAGCTGAGGGAGCGCACTCTGGACGCGGGGGCGATGGTATGA
- a CDS encoding metallophosphoesterase — translation MNELEIVPGLLISNDLCLIIPSERTAVISDLHLGYESVLEDTGLHLPRIQNERIEENLERIVERHKPQRFVILGDLKHEFSRNLAQEWSEVRRLLGVLMEQGEVIVVKGNHDNYLATIASKLGVDLVEEYSLAGWTFAHGHEDRPERPLVIGHEHPSIRLYDEVGGCVKMRCFVHLPRQKVLVLPAFSPLAPGTDFTGITSESTFSPVLQRSDMSEARAIACSDIGLLNLGSLLKLPRFQRYA, via the coding sequence ATGAACGAACTAGAGATCGTCCCCGGACTGCTGATCAGCAATGATCTCTGCCTCATCATACCCAGCGAACGCACCGCCGTCATATCGGACCTGCATCTCGGCTACGAGTCGGTCCTGGAGGACACCGGACTGCATCTGCCCCGCATCCAGAATGAAAGGATAGAAGAAAACCTGGAGCGTATCGTCGAACGGCACAAGCCCCAGCGCTTCGTCATCCTGGGCGACCTGAAGCACGAGTTCTCTCGCAACCTCGCGCAGGAATGGAGCGAGGTGCGGCGACTGCTCGGGGTTCTCATGGAGCAAGGCGAGGTGATTGTGGTCAAGGGCAACCATGACAACTACCTGGCCACCATCGCCTCCAAGCTGGGCGTGGACCTGGTGGAGGAGTATTCGTTAGCTGGATGGACCTTCGCCCACGGCCATGAGGACCGCCCTGAGCGTCCTCTGGTCATCGGGCACGAGCATCCTTCGATCAGGCTGTACGACGAGGTGGGCGGGTGCGTGAAGATGCGTTGCTTCGTGCATCTGCCCCGGCAGAAGGTGCTCGTCCTCCCGGCCTTCAGTCCCCTCGCTCCAGGAACGGATTTCACGGGCATCACCAGCGAGAGCACGTTCTCGCCCGTGCTACAGCGCAGCGATATGTCGGAGGCGCGAGCGATCGCCTGCAGCGACATCGGGCTGCTCAACCTAGGCTCCCTGCTGAAGCTACCTCGTTTCCAGCGTTACGCCTGA